Proteins from one Argopecten irradians isolate NY chromosome 15, Ai_NY, whole genome shotgun sequence genomic window:
- the LOC138309366 gene encoding large ribosomal subunit protein uL5-like, with protein sequence MAAESDKRKNNVMRQLRIVKLCLNICVGESGDRLTRAAKVLEQLTGQQPVFSKARYTVRSFGIRRNETIAVHCTVRGAKAEEILERGLKVREYELRKNNFSATGNFGFGIQEHIDLGIKYDPSIGIYGMDFYVVLGRPGFNISQRRRRKSKIGCQHKVNKEESMKWFQQKYDGIILPGK encoded by the exons ATGGCG GCCGAGTCTGACAAAAGGAAGAACAATGTTATGCGCCAGTTGCGCATTGTCAAACTCTGTTTGAACATCTGTGTTGGTGAATCTGGTGACAGATTGACTAGGGCAGCCAAGGTGTTGGAACAGCTGACTGGTCAGCAGCCTGTTTTCTCTAAGG CCCGTTACACTGTGCGTTCTTTTGGAATCAGAAGGAATGAAACCATCGCTGTGCACTGTACAGTCCGTGGAGCCAAGGCAGAGGAGATCCTGGAACGTGGACTGAAG gtgAGAGAATACGAGTTGAGGAAGAACAACTTCTCAGCCACAGGAAACTTTGGTTTTGGAATCCAGGAACACATTGATTTAGGAATCAAGTATGATCCCTCCATTGGAATCTACGGCATGGACTTCTACGTTGTTCTAGGAAGGCCAG GTTTCAACATTTCACAGAGAAGGAGGAGGAAGAGCAAGATTGGCTGTCAACACAAGGTCAATAAGGAGGAATCCATGAAGTGGTTCCAACAGAAG TATGATGGTATCATTCTTCCTGGGAAGTAA